Sequence from the Fulvivirga ligni genome:
AAAAGATACCACATCCTCTACCGGTCTTAGTTTTAGAGTTGAAGACAAATACTATCCCAAGTTAGTAAGGCTGGAAGATTTGATTACTCCACTTCGGTATATCACCACTAAAGAGGAATATGAAAGCTTATCAAGAGTGGATGGAGATAAGAAGAAGTTCGATGCATTTTGGCTTAGGCTTACTAATTCAAAAGACCGGGCTAAATTAATTATTAAGAAATTCTATGATCGCGTGGAAAGTGCTAATTACTTCTTTACCAGCTATAAAGAAGGGTGGAAAACAGATATGGGCATGATCTACATTATTTACGGGGCTCCGGATGCGGTAGAAGTGGCTGATGACGGTGAAACATGGATTTACAACGCTAGTCCGCAGCTTCCTAAACTGGAGTATAAGTTCCTAAATGCAGATAATATATTCTCTGATAAAAATTTTGTTCTAATTAGAGAGAAAAAACATGCGGCAAATTGGTACAGAGCCATAGATTTGTGGAGAAAAGGAAGATTTTAGAATAATGGAGAATCAAAAGGAATATATTTTCGGCACCAGAGCAGTTATAGAAAGCATTCAAGCTGGTAAAGAAATTGACAAATTAATGGTACAAAAAGGCCTATCTAATGAGCTCACTAAAGAGCTTATAACTGTGGCCCGTGCTCATAATATTCCTATCTCTCAAGTGCCTCTGGAAAAACTAAATAGAATTACCAGAAAAAATCACCAGGGAACCATTGCCTTCATTTCTGCAGTAAGATATGCCTCGTTGGACAATGTTATCACAGAAGTATATCAGAACGGCAAGGAGCCATTCTTCCTCATTTTAGATAGAGTGACTGACGTAAGAAATTTTGGAGCAATAGCCCGTACTGCAGAGTGTTCAGGAGTCGACGCTATCATCATACCTAGCAAAGGTAGCGCTGCTATTAATAATGATGCCATGAAAACTTCAGCCGGAGCACTGAACTACATTCCAGTGTGTAGGGAAGATAACTTAAAAAACACAATCTCCTATCTGCAGCAAAACGGCATACAGATCGTGGCCTGTACTGAAAAGACAGACCACCACATTTATGATGTTGATTTCAATCAACCCATAGCTATACTCCTAGGATCTGAAGAAAATGGAGTTTCACCAGAGTATTTAAAGCTGTGCGATTTTAAAGGAAAAATACCAATGAGCGGAAAAATCGAATCATTAAATGTTTCAGTATCAGCCGGTATAGCTATTTATGAGGCAGTAAGACAAAAAAGCAAGAGCTGAAATTATAAAAATTCAGCTCCTTTTTGATCTTTTACATCGGCCACAAAATCTCTAAACTTAGCTTCTAAATCTTTTTTACAAATTAGAAGCACATTGTCGCACTCCGCTACTAAGTAGCCGTCTAGACCATGCGCAATGATTAATTTATCTTTAGGCCCTTTTACAATACTGTCTGTGGTTTCATAAAGCAGTGCATTAGCTTGTACCACATTATTATCTCCTTGTTTATCAGACAATTCGTGTAGTGAGTTCCATGAACCAAGGTCTGACCAGCCAAACTCACCTAGTACTACATATACATTCTCAGCCTTCTCCATAATGCCATAGTCAATAGAAATGCTACCGCACTGGGCGTATGTGGTCTGAAGTACCTGATTTTCTTTTTCGGTATAGAAAACGTCATTCATTTCCTCAAAAACCTCGGCCATTTCGGGCAGACTCTTTTCAAACGCTGCTTTAATGGCTTTTACACTCCATACGAAAATCCCCGAATTCCATACGAAATCACCGCTTTCTATAAACTTCTCCGCGAGTGATCTCTCTGGCTTCTCAGTGAAAGTTTTCACCTTTTTTACTTCATCTGCAGATTGATGATACTGTATGTATCCAAAACCAGTTTCTGGCCTGTTAGGCTTTAGACCAATGGTAATGAGCTTATCCTGAGCAGAAGCCGCCTCCATGGCCACATTAATTACAGAGCGAAAGGCATCTTCATTAAATATTACATGGTCGGCTGGAGCTACCGTGATAACGGCGTTCGGGTCTTTCTGAGCAATTTTATAAGAAGCATATGCCACACAGGGAGCTGTGTTACGTCTCATCGGTTCTCTCAAAACCTGATCATCACCCAACTCAGGCAGCTGTAATTTTACTTGCTCAGCGTAAGTTTCATTGGTAACAATATATATTTTCTCTTTTTCTATTAAGGGCAGAAAGCGATCGTAAGTCATCTGTAATAATGACCTCCCTGTACCCAAAATATCTAAAAACTGTTTTGGGCGATTGTTACGGCTATATGGCCAAAAGCGGCTACCAATTCCGCCCGCCATGATTACCAAGTACTTACTTTCCATGAATGATGATAATATTTTTATTAATTAAATAATTCCTTCTCGTAGCAGGTCATGAAGGTGCACAAAGCCCTCCACCTTTTTTTTGTCTAATATAACAATTTGACTAATACTATTTTGCTGCATAATGTTCAAAGCTTTCACAGCAAATTCACCTTTTTCCATAGTTTTCACCCCAGTGGACATAATATTTTTAGCCACATCATTCATTAAATCAGTACCTCTTTCTATGGCTCTTCTAAGATCTCCGTCAGTAATTATTCCCAACAATTCCCTCTCATCATTCACTACGGCCGTAGCACCCAACCTTTTAGAAGACATCTCCATGATCACATCCTTTACCGTGGTATCACTTTTCACCAATGGCAATTCATTATGGCTGTAAATATCATCTACTTTGAGATATAATTTTTTTCCCAGTGCCCCGCCAGGATGGTATTTAGCAAAATCATTACTTGAGAAATTTCTCAGCTCTAAAAGGCAAACTGCCAGGGCATCGCCCATTGCAAGGTGAGCCGTAGTGCTGGTAGTTGGCGCCAGATTATTAGGGCACGCCTCCTCTCCTATGGTGGCGTTCAGTACATAATCACTCTGCTGTGCCAGATAAGAATCTACATTACTCACTAAACCTACCAGTTTTGCGCCGGTTCGCTTTATCAATGGTACTAGCACCTTAATCTCTGGCGTATTTCCGCTTTTAGAAAGACATATTACCAGATCGTCTTTTTGGATCATACCTAAATCGCCATGAATAGCGTCAGCAGCATGCATGAATAAAGCTGGTGTGCCTGTAGAATTGAAAGTAGCAACCATTTTATTGGCTATAATGGCACTTTTACCTACCCCGGTCACTACTACCCTACCGCTTAAATCAAATATCTCC
This genomic interval carries:
- the rlmB gene encoding 23S rRNA (guanosine(2251)-2'-O)-methyltransferase RlmB; amino-acid sequence: MENQKEYIFGTRAVIESIQAGKEIDKLMVQKGLSNELTKELITVARAHNIPISQVPLEKLNRITRKNHQGTIAFISAVRYASLDNVITEVYQNGKEPFFLILDRVTDVRNFGAIARTAECSGVDAIIIPSKGSAAINNDAMKTSAGALNYIPVCREDNLKNTISYLQQNGIQIVACTEKTDHHIYDVDFNQPIAILLGSEENGVSPEYLKLCDFKGKIPMSGKIESLNVSVSAGIAIYEAVRQKSKS
- a CDS encoding mannose-1-phosphate guanylyltransferase, giving the protein MESKYLVIMAGGIGSRFWPYSRNNRPKQFLDILGTGRSLLQMTYDRFLPLIEKEKIYIVTNETYAEQVKLQLPELGDDQVLREPMRRNTAPCVAYASYKIAQKDPNAVITVAPADHVIFNEDAFRSVINVAMEAASAQDKLITIGLKPNRPETGFGYIQYHQSADEVKKVKTFTEKPERSLAEKFIESGDFVWNSGIFVWSVKAIKAAFEKSLPEMAEVFEEMNDVFYTEKENQVLQTTYAQCGSISIDYGIMEKAENVYVVLGEFGWSDLGSWNSLHELSDKQGDNNVVQANALLYETTDSIVKGPKDKLIIAHGLDGYLVAECDNVLLICKKDLEAKFRDFVADVKDQKGAEFL
- a CDS encoding KpsF/GutQ family sugar-phosphate isomerase; amino-acid sequence: MKVTKNIQKIAKKVLLNEADAIKKLLDFIDNDFEQCVREIFDLSGRVVVTGVGKSAIIANKMVATFNSTGTPALFMHAADAIHGDLGMIQKDDLVICLSKSGNTPEIKVLVPLIKRTGAKLVGLVSNVDSYLAQQSDYVLNATIGEEACPNNLAPTTSTTAHLAMGDALAVCLLELRNFSSNDFAKYHPGGALGKKLYLKVDDIYSHNELPLVKSDTTVKDVIMEMSSKRLGATAVVNDERELLGIITDGDLRRAIERGTDLMNDVAKNIMSTGVKTMEKGEFAVKALNIMQQNSISQIVILDKKKVEGFVHLHDLLREGII